ACCACTCCACTCCATTTGTTCATTCATTCCAAGGCAGCGCCTCGGCGGCCATCCTTTTTTCACGTGCCGCCTCGACCACAGGCCAATGGCAGCCCAGCTAGGACGGCACCCCATCCACACTCCCGGCCACGTCAGCGCCGCGCCCGCCACGTCACCGGAAAAGAGGCCGCCCCACCCCCGGagccccgagcccccgaggccCCGACTGCCCCCTCGCCTCACACTATCCTCTCCCCTCCTCTATCTCCACGGGGCCACTGCTCGGCTGCTCCCCTCCCCAACCCCTCCATGGCCATGGCGACCCCCACCTTCTCCCCGCGCCCCGCCTCCCTCAGGCCCCTGCGGGCCGGCGCCAGgccccacctccacctcctccccttcccccgcctccgcgccggccgCAGGGGGAGCCGcctcgagcgcgccgccgccggggaggcgcCCGTCGTGGTCGCGCCGCCCAAGGAGCCCGAGGCGGAGCCGGCACCCGTCGCGGCTTCCAACGGGTCCGCCGTCAAGGCCGTCGAGGCgcccgcggaggcggcgccggtgccggcttTCCGGGACGCGAGGTGGGTGAACGGGACCTGGGACCTCAGCAAGTTCGAGAAGGGCGGCGCCGTCGACTGGGACGCCGTCATCGACGCCGGTGAGGCTCAGATTCCTTTCTAGTATCTACTATGCTGCTGCTGAATGCTGCTGGGCTTGATGCTAGTGTGGTTGGCTGCTAACTGCTAAGCGAGCTGTGGATTCACATGCTAGAATCTGGGTGTCTCCTACCTGCTATTGGATTTGTTAGCATTTCGCTCGAGAATATCGAAGTACTTGCTTGCATAATAGGATGTGGGATGCGCATGATGTCCACCACTGGGAGGAAAAAGCTTCCAGTTCAGTTTGTCACGGATTGAAGCAAGATTTCAGTGGGTATATGCTGTTTGTCACTGGAAATAGCATGATTGCCGATTGAACACCTGCTGTATTTCAACTTGTGTTTTCTATAGTTGCGGAGTTGAAAATTTTGAGGATTGGATAGGATTATCCTTTTAGTTTTCAAGTTGCAACAGCTGATGGTTGAAGATGAATTTCCAGTCTACAGAGGTGCGAGATCGTTTGGATTGTGGGAGAGTTTCAGCCGATCCTAATTTGGTTTGGCACACATTTTCTGAACTGGTCTGCATTTTCGTGCATAACTCGTGTGGTTTTGTTAGCTCACGTGAAGTGCCAGggggaaaaaaaaacttgatgcATACACAGCACATGCTTGCCAAATATGCATAAACTCAGACATTTGTTGGTTTGCTAGAGTGGAAGAAACATTGCTATGTCACGTGTCATGTACCTTACTGGCATTGTTGCTCCTAGGGAATGCCGCATTCAACTGATGTCACCTTTGTATGATTCCAGAGGCCAGGAGAAGGAAATGGCTTGAAGATTATCCAGAGGCCACAAATACAGATGAGGCCGTTGTCTTTGATACTTCAGTTATTCCATGGTGGGCATGGATGAAGAGGTTCCACCTTCCTGAAGCTGAGAAGCTAAATGGTAATATTCTCAACTCCTGCCATGGTGCCATTTACAACTAAAACTAATGTTCAAACTGCTCCCCCGGGCCCAATTTTCTCATCCAATGATATGGCCTATGTCTATGCAGGTCGTGCTGCCATGATTGGCTTCTTCATGGCTTACTTTGTTGATAGCTTGACGGGCGTGGGGCTTGTCGACCAAATGGGCAACTTCTTCTGCAAAACCCTGCTGTTTGTAGCTGTGGCTGGCGTTCTGCTGATCAGGAAAAATGAGGACCTTGACTCACTGAAGAAGATAATTGACGAGACGACGTTCTATGACAAGCAATGGCAGGCAACCTGGCAAGATGAGACCACTCGGGGGCCAAAGAACTAGATCAGCATTGGGGGTCTGGATGCAGAATGCTTTTCTTGTGTTGTGTTTTGTTTTACGGCCTTTTTGTTTCCCCATCTAGTGAGGCTTGCAGGAACATTTTGACAAACATAATAATCTACGGTATCTTGTAAAAAGTATGAACTCACTTTCTGTGCTAGAGATAAATTACGCTGCAGTTtcatttgttatggtttgccATGTATGGGCTCAAACATTTCTCATCAGAGCAGAAAGGACAACCATGTTACGTCATTTCCATTTGTATTTCTTTTTCGTTCTTTGACAACAATTCCTCATACAGATATGTTCAAAATCACAGAGCGTGCACTAAAAACCATTTGGATCACAAAATTGCCACATCCATTAGTGCAAGCAGCATCAGTTGCCACCTTTCACCAAATCACCATCTACATGGGAAAACGAGAAGCATGCTCCATCCCAAATCACAATCAAGGGTAGTCTGATATCAGGCACAGGAGTCATTTACATATTGATCAAAGAAACGTTTTGCATGCGAGTTGGATGTCTGTTCATCGAATAGTAGCATAATGCAGAACATGTCAAGGTGCCCATCTAAGAAGATAGTCTGAAACAAACCTGTGGAGAGACATTTGAGCAAAGCACGTTGGTTGATGGCTAACTGTTTACAGACTACTACTTGCTTTGATCTGGCATGGAATTCAAATCAGGCATGACACGACTGAATTCTGACCTGCAATCAAAGCAAACAAATTAAACTCCATCACACCATCTTCGTGGCCATCAAGATTTTATGACACCAGAGGGAATCAGTGATTCAGTTGTAACTTCTGCAGTAAGTTAATATGATTCTTAAAAGTACAAACTGATGGGCCAAACATACTTCTGTAGTAGGTTTATTGAACTTTGGTATTCTTTCAATTCTGCATAAGGTTGGTACTCTGTCTCTTTTAATAGCGCGTACTAGAATTTCAAAAGGTCAAACTTCATAAAATTTGACTAACTTTACTGTACCAAAATGGTATAACTAAATTCATATTTGATTGATGCTGTAATAAAATATTCATTCTGCAACAATTCATAATATATTGCAAGAGAAATTTGTTGTCAAAGTATGCTTTAGAAACCTTTCCAAATCCTAATATGCCCTATAAATAGAAACACAGGGAGTAAGAGCGTAGAAATGACAGTGCACATGTAGGAAAGCAAAATTAGTTGTAAACTTGGTAAGGACCTGGTTGCTTATTTCCTCTATGAAGCAAACTCAACACATTTGATGCTGATTGAAGTTCAGGAATCAaatggagaggaaggagaagagaacAATACCATATATTTTCGAACAGTAACAGAGGGACTTGTGGCAAGAAACAAGAACAATAGACAAGCTTACTATCATCAAAAGGTTAAAAGAAAGAGCTCTTGAGAGGGAAAGACCTACCCACAAGTTGAACACTTCTTCTGATTCTTGCAGAATATTGACAAACAAACTGAACAAACATATCCCATGTCAATAGTCTTCTTATGGCAGAAACATCTGCAAATCAGTACTCAATGTTGGTTGCAGTGAACTTCCAGCAGTATTAAACAAAATGGACATTTTTCTTAGAAAGAATGAAATGAAACCCTGAGTTGCTAATGTCAATCAGCCTTTTGATTTGTTTGTAAAGTTGGAAGCTATGACTATCCTATTAATCCTTAACAGAGGAAATGTATTAGTACATACGAAGCACGAAAGTCCACTCCAAGGGTCTTAGGAAGGCGCAAAAATGTTCTCGAGTGTAAATCAGTTGCAAATACAGCCTGCATCATTGTCGAAATGTGTCAATGAGCTTGAGAAACTAATTAATTCCTAAAACAGAAAAAAGCTGTACACAAAAACCATGTATGCAAACAAAGAACCCTAATTCAAAATGATATGAAATTAAAATGAATAGGTATTGACGAATCTTAAGTGAAGAAAGAGATTTGTGTAACAAGTAGAGCTCAGTTCAGTATCTCAGACATGTGTGGATCTATTGCATAGATTCATACAAGTAACTCCCAAATTTTGTACAAACATAAAGTTTCATTTATTAAATGTTTGCAACTCGTAATCTAGAACGATGACCAATCAACAAATATTTTATCACAAGGCATACATAAATGCATGATAAATTTATAAACCTCTTAAGGACAATTCACAGTTAAATAACATGCAAAAGGCTAAAGATCTCTGATTTACTATTTTCAGTTGCAAATCTACATCAGGAAAAAATAGAAGCTATAAGAAAAACATCAACTTATATTTTAAAATAACAATAATTATGTCATTTCCCTTTTACAGGGTGGCTTCAGCTTTGTGTGCTAAAACTTCCAAAGCTCAGCCTTTTGCTATTATGTGAAAGACACACAAATTATGACCAGAACATGATTATTCTGATGTAAGGACCATAGCAAGATTATGAATACATCATCAAGCTATCTTAGAAGTTAGAAGTAAAAGATTGGGCTATATGAGAAGTATGCAAGTACAAGCAAAGGGAGCCTGGATAACTTACAGCAAGATACTGAAACAAACCATTTAGCTCTTGGGGCTTCAAATAAATTCCTCCCGTTATGTATGAAGCCTGCAAAGTGAAGCACCAATTCAGGACAAGAATGTTGTGGCAGCACATATTGATAAATAATCAATAAAATTCAAAAAGGGACAGAGAGTTACCTGTTGCAAGAAAGCAGAATCATGGGTTCCCACAATACATGAATCAATTGGAACCTAAGATGTTTGTAAAATCTTTCAATCCTTATGCCACACTAGCTAATTTAAGTCTATATAAAGTTCTCCCATTGATGCATATATTTATAAGCACATTTCAACGTCCTGCAACTTATGAACCCACTAAATGCACCACACTTGAAAAGTAATAACATAGTGATTGGCCAGTGAAATGAAATGACCAATAAATCTCAATGAGACTAAAATTGGGTTAGAGGACTGATGTGATACCATGGAACGTTGAGCAGAAAATATTGAATTCATCACTGCCACATATCTGCACATGTGTTTGATTAAGTGAAAATCgagttctgaaaaaaaaaactgtcttGTTGGAGGTGGACACATACTGTTCAGGACCATCTGGAGAACCCTGCAGACACAAAATCTGTATTTCATGTTAGTATCAACTATCATGGCATCATAGTATCTTATGTGTAAGAGCTCTGTCTACAACATTTTAAGGGAAATGCAAAGCAATATTGTCGATCAAAAGACAGGTGCCCTTCCTGTTTTATCAAATGCAATATTCTATCTTATATATATTTTCTTCTAAAGCACTCAATCAGTATTCAGTAGCAAGGATGAAGACCCAAATATTACCTAAAACCCTATATGAGAACAGGTAGGTACTCACCCGAGGTTGCGGATGTCGAGTCCCAGACCTGAAAACCCTCTGTATATCTATACACCCTCCATGTTAAGCAACACAAATGCAAAATATGATAGGCAAACGTGCAAGAATCAAGGAATCCAGACCATAGGATACAGCACAAAGCAAGGGACAGTGCCCCAGACAGCAGTGACGCGGCATTGGCAGAAGCAACGGAACCGTTGCCCGCAGTGGCACGAGCATCTTGTGCAATGAACTCCTCCACCTTGCGGCTTGCGTTTTCAAAGGTGGCCGTGACGCCTACACCACCAGCGGGGCTGGCATCGCTGGAATCAAAGATGTAGGCACAGGAGCTGACTCCAGCGGCGATGACGACCACACGGTTGAGGTGGTTCAGCAGTAGGAGTGAGTTCACGAAGTGGATCAGCTGCGCAGACATATACACTGCGTCAAGTTCAGGGGTGAATGACAAAATCTAATCAAATGGATCAGGGCACACCTAGCAACAAACCATCTATGCCCAAAACAAAACATCATCATCGGAAATCGAGCGAGGAGGCTGGGGTGAGGGGAGGGAGGCAGGGAGCGGAGGGAGAGTTAGGGTTGCGTACATTCGCGAAGAAGTCGGCGAAGGGGAGCGCAGCGGCGGCCCAGAAGAAGGGGTTCGTGTCGACGACCACCACCACGAGGCTGACGTCATCTGCACGCGCCGGGGGGTGGCACGAGAGAGAGCACGATGGCTTGTGTTAGTCAGAGCGATGCGGTGCCCGCGGAGCAGCGGAACGCGAGAGTTGGGCGTGGCTCACCGGAGTAGAGCTTGGAGTGAGCGGAGGTCatggcccccggcggcggcgttgctccTGGATCGGCGCCGGCGGGTCGCAAGGAGAGCACcggcggggggcgtaggtgcgggcgcggcggcgcgggcgggtcCGGTGGCAGTTGCCGCGGTTTGGGAGGGGACGAACGGTGGAGGCAGAACGccggcggtttttttatttttatattttttattttcgttttctacaaaaatatatttacgTTTTTGAAATTTACAAGAATATACGAACGGTGGAGGCAGAAATTTCGCGgaaatttttgcagaaaagcccctggaggaccggtcgcccggcagcggggcggccggccccaggCTGTTCGGTagcggggcggcaggccccgGCCATCCGGTAGTGAGGCGACCTGCTCCCCCACctttatataagggttggctggtcccccacctctcatttgcatcactaaaatttcaGGAACgaataaaagagagagggagggagagaggcgaagccctaccggattttcgagccggcgactgcaggtaaccaaaattcttctacgctttacaaatagatcatgttgtaattatttttgttgacacagtagattagcaatcagtttgtgATACAGTACATTAGTAATCTGATTGCCACTTGTGATTGCCAGAGCTCAACACCATGGCctcctcaggatccacctacattccacAGAGTAAGGTGAGGGAAACAGTCCCCCAAAAAGTCCAGATGCTTATGTGCTTTTGCGGATCCTTTTGCAAGCTAATGAAATCCAGGGTTTTGGGGGACGATTTTGGCATTAGGTTCTTCATATGCGAGAATTACGAATATGATCTGCCCAAGTATTACGGTAAGGATCGAGtaaaggtactacaaaacactatcagagtttgcCACTTTCGGATCTGTTAATGACTTCTAATATGATTTGGGGAAAaactccaccgcctctatgtgatttcgtgcagtggttagacaccgagcaatctcagcaggataaggaccatGGTAAGCGTCAAGCAAGGTCGGCTGCccaaaggtggcaacgaatgtTGCATAAAAAACAGatagaggagaagcgcaagaaagatcaGGAAGAGTTTCAGAAGAagattgcagaagtggaacgtcagaagacagaggaacgtgaagctaACAGAGAAAGGAAGCGAGAAAGGGCCCGtcgtgctaaggaagcagggtctgAAACTATTAGGAAGagaaaatatccccggtgcactcagtaaagcactATCATGTAAttccggcattttacatttcctaaggTATGTCAGGTTTAGTCACAACACGAGGTTACCGTGTTGCATATGCcactgttttttatttttaaaatacctAGTTTACAGCAAAGGTCACAACGTTATTTACCGTAGTAGTACGAACGCTttaggcctctgctttgtaatcaTAGCATTGTTTATAAAATTATATTGCAAGCCGGGAATTTATGGTTTGTAACCTACCTTAtccttctattttcagtacactaTATTTAGttagcaatctaattcaagcaacCTACCCATTTAGAATTGCAACCAAGAAACCTTACTACACAAATAAATTCGTATTGTTACATGCTACCATCTGcttcaaatacatatccatacataacaaAATGTAATTGTCACATACAGGTgagaatacatatccatacatctggttcaaatacatatccatataTAACGAAATCTAAacgcgacgggctccaaaatccggaggcaatccatcggtgggattcCCAGAATGTCCAACCTCGGCACCAGCATTttcttcatgcattttagtgcacttcttgtaagtgtgaccgcctgctccacacaggttgcatcgttttttcttcttttctgcctcagactcatccattccgttacggataTGAAGTGCctgccgtcgacctacccctctcctagcatttggattgggaatgtacattggagGAATATTTTtgtgtagtgaatgatcccagactatctatgccatatatctcataGCCTCAAGTGTGCACAACGATTTTTTTTCTGTAATATTCAGAAACAATAACCCCAGCTTCCAATCCAAATTCTGAACACgccgcaatgacatgggagTATGGTAAGTGAAGAAGTTGTGGCTTCTTACATCTGCAAAACACCTTGCCTTCCGAcgttatcaagcaatcctgaacCACCCTTTGTTTGCGGACACCTTGACCTGTTCTGTCCTTGCATAAAATctcaaacctttgatcctttgtgcctTTGGAGACCACTTAGTGATAgtgagccttttcaatcttttctttcatgtattTAGTGACCATATTACAAAAAATCACTcgtggatcattaagtaagacaacagctgcctggtaccgctctTTGAAATATCTTGTGCATCCGTAtatgatgaactcaactatgccaacaagaggaaatccacgaacatgacgcattaccatGTTGTAACACTCTGTGTGGTTGATTGTCTCAATCCCATATCGACGCccaccagtgtcgtatagaattgaccacttctACTTACGTGCATCCTTgatccactgtgtgaaaggtccgcCACCTGAACGTCTACGGCTGGAGGTTGAGGTATGTTTCTTTAGCAGCTCGAcgcacatgttatctagcacctgccacaaAACATCGAACttccgctgctgattctgagtgcacaacctcttggaaaattcataagttccttattcttgaagcgctAATAAAAGTTTGCACTCATATGtcttatgcaccacctactcacaacatctggccataaaGTAGGTTGTCCTCGACTTTcttcatgtagttgccttattgctgctagaagacctgCATGTCTGTCACTaatgaggcaaacatcaggccttgcagcaacaacgtgaattttcacacgttcaaggaaccagtaacagctttctgtgttctcattctcaacaaaagcaaaggcgatgggaaccacctgcttgttgcaatcaactccaatcgctgtcaATATTGTCCCATTATATCTCcctgtcaagaatgtgccgtcgatacacagaacaggaagacaatacataaatgtcctcacacatgcaccaaggcagaagaaagcacggAACAGAAATCCAGATCCCCCATACAAACTCGGTACAATATAGGTATCGGTcgcgcttccaggatttctctgcacaattgctgacagcatgtgaggcaggttatgatatgatgcctcatatgtgccgaaCCTCATCTcaaacaacttttgttttgcccgccaagTCTTTGtatagctgattttgtattgaaaacggtcgtctatgtccctaattatcaattttggttCATAAaagatgatgtacttgttgacccttcacGGAAATGagctgccttctggtgaatttgaattagcattgcaagaggccacccgcggtcaagagctgcttgcatgtaaatCCGTCATTCTTCGGTATTTGTTATAAGCATCAAttcccagaaatccccttcagttgcccaattcgtcacagtctgaacggttaaGAAATGAGtttttggattcacattgaatatctcgtgaaggcatttgcgtatggaaccaaaactcctctttaagagtttatctattccgcactctctgCGTTCAATAGCTGGTAGATttactccatacgcatcatgagaaatatagtagtcaccataataaatttgaaaacgaagcttgctcgacatgTCCGGCCACACAATGATgatattaaactgattgctaatctactgtgtcaacaaaaataattacaacataatctatttgtaaagcgtcgaagaattttggttacctgcattcgccggctcgaaaatccgacAGAGCTtcgtctctccctccctccctctcttttcttggtttctggaattttagtgatgaaatgaggggtgggggaccagctaacccttatataagggtgggggagccggtcgccctgctgccgggcggccggggccgGGCGACCAGTCCTCCAAgagcttttctgcaaaaatttcGTGCGGGAGGGTCCTCCACGATCatatcccggccgcccggcagcgaggcgg
This window of the Panicum virgatum strain AP13 chromosome 1K, P.virgatum_v5, whole genome shotgun sequence genome carries:
- the LOC120708449 gene encoding light-harvesting complex-like protein 3 isotype 2, chloroplastic, producing the protein MAMATPTFSPRPASLRPLRAGARPHLHLLPFPRLRAGRRGSRLERAAAGEAPVVVAPPKEPEAEPAPVAASNGSAVKAVEAPAEAAPVPAFRDARWVNGTWDLSKFEKGGAVDWDAVIDAEARRRKWLEDYPEATNTDEAVVFDTSVIPWWAWMKRFHLPEAEKLNGRAAMIGFFMAYFVDSLTGVGLVDQMGNFFCKTLLFVAVAGVLLIRKNEDLDSLKKIIDETTFYDKQWQATWQDETTRGPKN
- the LOC120708318 gene encoding general transcription and DNA repair factor IIH subunit TFB4-like codes for the protein MTSAHSKLYSDDVSLVVVVVDTNPFFWAAAALPFADFFANLIHFVNSLLLLNHLNRVVVIAAGVSSCAYIFDSSDASPAGGVGVTATFENASRKVEEFIAQDARATAGNGSVASANAASLLSGALSLALCYIQRVFRSGTRHPQPRILCLQGSPDGPEQYVAVMNSIFSAQRSMVPIDSCIVGTHDSAFLQQASYITGGIYLKPQELNGLFQYLAAVFATDLHSRTFLRLPKTLGVDFRASCFCHKKTIDMGYVCSVCLSIFCKNQKKCSTCGSEFSRVMPDLNSMPDQSK